The Nitrospirota bacterium genome has a window encoding:
- a CDS encoding type II toxin-antitoxin system MqsA family antitoxin — protein MMCVICKTGETHQGTATVTLEREGATVVIKGVPARVCTNCGEEYVEESVTAHLLKTAEEAVRAGVQVDVRTYAAA, from the coding sequence ATGATGTGCGTCATTTGCAAAACCGGGGAAACTCACCAGGGCACAGCGACGGTCACGCTCGAGCGCGAGGGCGCAACGGTCGTCATCAAAGGAGTTCCGGCGCGGGTCTGTACGAATTGCGGAGAAGAGTACGTGGAAGAAAGCGTCACCGCTCACCTGCTTAAGACTGCCGAAGAAGCCGTCCGCGCGGGAGTCCAAGTCGACGTCAGGACCTATGCGGCCGCCTAG
- a CDS encoding DUF4258 domain-containing protein: MSQFLLVFRVHAIQRMFQRRVSKEDVRLVVATGETIETYPTDKPFPSRLILGWSGLRPLHVVAADNGSAQETIIVTVYQPDIEEWESGFKRRKRR, from the coding sequence ATGAGCCAATTTCTCCTGGTCTTTCGGGTTCATGCTATCCAGCGGATGTTCCAACGGAGAGTCAGCAAAGAGGACGTCAGGCTGGTCGTCGCAACGGGGGAGACCATCGAAACCTATCCGACGGATAAGCCCTTTCCAAGTCGGCTGATACTGGGGTGGAGTGGCTTGCGTCCCCTCCATGTGGTGGCAGCCGATAATGGGTCGGCCCAGGAAACGATCATCGTGACCGTCTATCAGCCGGATATCGAAGAGTGGGAGTCGGGATTCAAGAGGAGGAAGCGTCGATGA
- a CDS encoding helix-turn-helix domain-containing protein has protein sequence MLKDRRSMTPKEIRESLRVSKQGAMDLLNPLLEAGLVQRSGTQKSGQYKLT, from the coding sequence CTGCTCAAGGACCGCCGGTCGATGACGCCCAAAGAGATTCGCGAGAGCCTGCGGGTCTCTAAACAGGGAGCTATGGATCTGTTGAATCCGCTCCTGGAAGCAGGGCTGGTCCAGCGAAGCGGCACTCAGAAATCAGGCCAGTACAAACTCACCTGA
- a CDS encoding OmpA family protein, which produces MNRDVRMISLLAISCLVLWSAGCSSKAGRSDGSTAYPAPIDSMPSTSMTDLPGTERPGPGMAITKVDPATAKRQMDQMRAEQTATATAGLRDVFFGYDSWNIDDEGRQALSRDAEWLRTHPAVQLKVEGHCDDRGSTTYNFVLAEKRAKSVRNYLMELGIKPERFIVVSYGKERPFCRDRSETCYQQNRRGHLVVRP; this is translated from the coding sequence ATGAATCGTGATGTTCGGATGATCAGCCTACTGGCCATCAGTTGTCTGGTGCTGTGGAGCGCGGGCTGCTCAAGCAAAGCTGGCCGATCGGACGGGAGCACCGCCTATCCCGCACCGATCGACAGTATGCCCAGCACGTCCATGACCGATCTTCCCGGCACAGAACGGCCCGGCCCTGGCATGGCCATCACCAAGGTGGACCCGGCTACCGCGAAACGGCAGATGGACCAAATGCGAGCAGAACAAACCGCGACGGCGACAGCCGGCCTGCGTGATGTCTTTTTTGGCTACGATAGCTGGAACATCGATGATGAGGGGCGACAGGCGCTCAGCCGGGATGCCGAGTGGCTGCGCACGCATCCGGCCGTCCAGCTGAAAGTGGAAGGGCACTGCGATGACCGGGGCAGCACCACCTATAATTTCGTGCTGGCGGAGAAGCGGGCCAAGTCAGTCCGCAATTATTTGATGGAACTCGGGATTAAGCCTGAGCGCTTCATCGTCGTGTCCTACGGCAAAGAACGCCCGTTTTGTCGAGACCGCTCCGAGACCTGTTATCAGCAGAACCGGCGAGGCCATCTTGTCGTCAGGCCATGA
- a CDS encoding helix-turn-helix transcriptional regulator, which yields MKKTKRAKLEAAGWVVGSVKEFLGLSEAEAVLIEVKLALSRSLRERRNKQGLSQVQLAERLQSSQSRVAKMEAGDPSVSMDLLVSALLLLGASSTDLANAIKGGEKKAGPRAA from the coding sequence ATGAAGAAAACGAAACGCGCAAAACTGGAAGCTGCCGGATGGGTGGTCGGGTCCGTGAAGGAGTTTCTCGGGCTGTCAGAAGCGGAGGCGGTGCTCATCGAAGTGAAGCTGGCGCTCAGTCGGAGTCTTCGGGAGCGACGGAATAAACAGGGCCTCTCGCAAGTCCAGCTCGCTGAGCGCCTCCAATCCAGTCAATCCCGAGTGGCGAAAATGGAAGCCGGCGATCCGTCAGTGTCGATGGATCTCTTGGTCAGTGCCCTCTTACTCCTTGGGGCCAGTTCCACCGATCTTGCCAACGCCATTAAGGGCGGAGAAAAGAAAGCAGGCCCTCGCGCCGCATAG
- a CDS encoding type II toxin-antitoxin system RelE/ParE family toxin, producing the protein MGEIDKPLVWLRGGVKTPPFSQAARLEAGYALRLLQQGESLGLPHSRPMPAIGPRCHELRINDESCTFRIIYRADTDAVVILDVLKKKTQQTPQSIIQTCRRRLREYDQLNA; encoded by the coding sequence ATGGGCGAGATAGACAAACCACTTGTCTGGCTTCGTGGCGGGGTCAAGACACCGCCGTTCTCTCAGGCTGCGCGCCTCGAAGCGGGATATGCGCTCAGGTTGTTGCAGCAGGGCGAATCGCTTGGACTGCCGCACTCACGGCCCATGCCAGCCATTGGGCCTCGATGCCATGAGTTGCGGATCAATGATGAGTCCTGCACGTTTCGCATCATATACCGGGCAGATACTGACGCAGTGGTCATTCTCGACGTGTTGAAGAAGAAGACTCAACAGACGCCTCAATCGATTATTCAGACCTGCAGACGCCGACTCCGAGAGTATGACCAACTGAATGCTTAA
- a CDS encoding CDP-alcohol phosphatidyltransferase family protein produces MAPSKHFSMIREFHLADFLTLANAACGLAAVFFSMRYMGSQALTDFFAAVAMAPAALLFDWLDGRVARWRHMHSALGRELDSLADIISFGVAPAAIGFAAGLRGGWDWVMLTYFVCCGVSRLARYNVTAERLSEGADKVAYFEGTPIPTTVLLIGVLVWAAWQDRLGAHLYWGSWTFGPCDLHPLSLLFVLSGTLMISKTLRIPKV; encoded by the coding sequence ATGGCTCCTTCCAAACATTTCTCGATGATCCGCGAGTTTCACTTAGCCGACTTTCTCACCCTGGCTAACGCCGCTTGTGGACTCGCCGCGGTGTTCTTCAGCATGCGCTACATGGGCAGCCAGGCCCTGACCGACTTCTTCGCCGCCGTGGCCATGGCGCCGGCAGCCCTCCTCTTCGACTGGCTCGATGGCCGGGTCGCCCGCTGGCGGCACATGCATTCGGCGCTGGGACGCGAGTTGGACTCACTAGCGGACATCATCTCGTTCGGGGTCGCGCCGGCGGCCATCGGATTCGCCGCGGGCCTGCGGGGAGGGTGGGACTGGGTCATGCTCACCTATTTCGTCTGCTGCGGGGTCAGCCGCCTGGCCCGGTACAACGTCACCGCCGAGCGCCTCTCCGAGGGAGCGGACAAGGTCGCCTACTTCGAAGGCACTCCCATTCCCACCACGGTACTATTGATCGGCGTCCTCGTCTGGGCCGCCTGGCAGGACCGGTTGGGCGCACACCTCTATTGGGGATCCTGGACCTTCGGGCCCTGCGACCTCCACCCCCTATCCCTCCTGTTTGTCCTCTCCGGGACCTTGATGATCAGTAAAACGCTGCGTATTCCAAAAGTATAG
- a CDS encoding YncE family protein encodes MTPLRLLSLTCVLLLSTTSLASAEILALLNYESKPGQPVRREAIAIMDIDPESADFGKILMEVPLPSDLVAHHIFFNRDRTKAYITALGKPLLHVVDLTRFPYRLRAIAVPDCQVGEDLVVSEDNRTWYLTCMGSSNVIMGDAVRDVPIKTVSAAEPAAAFILYPHGIAIHNGIDRVLVTSSVKPDMSDVGESVTVLEASTGNVLSTHKISMKPSPAKSAPVEIMFSPHANPPVVHITTMMEGTLWAGIWDPKAQSFSFYQVDDFGPRQQGMPLEMLYNKKGDRLYVTTAKPGFVNLYDNTDPRQPKFLQAIPAAPGAHHAVLSPDERYLFVQNSLLNLEGISDGSVTVIDLSKGGKVLGSIDTLKAQGFNPNCIMLLPNHFQLQHSTLRVSR; translated from the coding sequence ATGACACCGTTGCGGCTCCTCTCCTTGACCTGTGTGCTGCTTCTCTCCACCACGTCTCTGGCGTCGGCGGAAATTCTTGCCCTCCTCAACTATGAGAGTAAGCCGGGCCAGCCGGTGAGACGCGAAGCGATCGCGATCATGGACATCGATCCCGAGTCTGCGGACTTCGGGAAGATCTTGATGGAGGTTCCCCTTCCCTCCGATCTCGTAGCGCACCACATCTTTTTCAACCGTGATCGGACGAAGGCCTACATTACGGCGCTGGGCAAACCCCTGCTGCACGTCGTCGATCTCACCCGCTTCCCCTATCGCCTGCGCGCGATTGCCGTGCCGGACTGCCAGGTCGGCGAGGATCTCGTCGTCTCGGAGGATAACCGAACCTGGTATCTCACCTGTATGGGCTCCAGCAACGTGATCATGGGTGATGCGGTGAGAGATGTGCCCATCAAAACGGTGAGTGCGGCTGAACCGGCAGCCGCCTTTATCCTGTATCCGCACGGGATTGCGATTCACAACGGCATCGATCGGGTTCTCGTCACCAGCTCCGTCAAGCCGGATATGTCCGACGTGGGTGAGTCGGTCACGGTGCTGGAAGCCAGTACCGGGAACGTGCTCTCGACGCACAAAATCTCGATGAAACCTTCTCCTGCCAAATCCGCTCCCGTCGAAATCATGTTCAGCCCCCATGCGAATCCCCCCGTGGTGCACATCACCACTATGATGGAAGGGACGCTGTGGGCCGGAATCTGGGATCCGAAAGCCCAGTCGTTTTCCTTCTATCAGGTCGATGATTTCGGACCACGGCAACAAGGGATGCCATTGGAAATGCTCTACAACAAAAAGGGGGACCGCTTGTACGTCACCACGGCCAAGCCGGGGTTTGTCAATCTGTATGACAATACCGATCCACGGCAGCCGAAGTTCCTCCAGGCCATTCCCGCCGCTCCGGGCGCCCATCATGCGGTCCTGTCGCCCGATGAACGCTACCTGTTCGTCCAAAATAGCCTGCTCAATCTGGAAGGCATCAGCGACGGGTCCGTCACGGTGATCGACTTGTCGAAGGGTGGGAAAGTGCTGGGGAGCATCGACACGTTGAAAGCGCAAGGCTTCAACCCGAACTGCATCATGCTGCTGCCGAATCATTTTCAGCTTCAGCACAGCACCTTGCGTGTGAGCCGATGA
- a CDS encoding multiheme c-type cytochrome has translation MMMVRQSIGAKLGIGIVLVAAFVLSHGLDQGLYAQDASKPTLEKAFPSSSKCKRCHERVFEEWETSPLSKSIHSPAFRASLDAFLQSPAGKDKGLCFRCHAPHVREFPEQAQLFVDQAKSGDPSLDGVACAQCHLIKQVDRTKQPPEPKYELGSKTLYGPYKDFVQNLAHQSMELGLFQKSDLCLNCHQSVPSAANLGKSNDLLGSWDQSKAVKSGKECQTCHMPEQVGESANGEKKRKTANHTFPGRIGKLRQEAAKLDVQTKIEGDKTIVTVKVQSLVPHSLPTTHPAWATVVLDLDIKGKNLKTVYTDKRVYGRVYQDAKGQKTSFDFEAVKVLEDTVLKPEELRVEIFTFPTPKDTKTFDVEVILNYAPITGPAPFLLRVEAESSKGSQDPVFQAIEIVKFAENISIK, from the coding sequence ATGATGATGGTGCGACAGTCGATCGGTGCGAAGCTAGGAATCGGCATAGTGCTCGTAGCGGCCTTCGTGCTTTCGCATGGGCTCGACCAAGGCCTCTATGCGCAGGATGCCTCCAAGCCCACCCTTGAGAAGGCCTTTCCCAGCTCCAGCAAGTGTAAGCGTTGCCACGAGCGTGTGTTTGAAGAATGGGAAACCTCGCCGCTATCGAAGTCCATTCATTCGCCGGCATTTCGCGCCTCGCTCGACGCCTTTCTCCAGTCTCCAGCCGGCAAGGACAAAGGGCTCTGTTTCCGCTGTCATGCGCCACACGTGCGCGAATTTCCCGAGCAGGCACAACTCTTCGTCGATCAAGCCAAGTCCGGCGACCCCTCGTTGGACGGCGTGGCTTGCGCACAATGTCACTTGATCAAGCAGGTCGATCGGACCAAACAACCGCCGGAGCCCAAGTACGAACTCGGCAGCAAAACGCTCTATGGGCCCTATAAGGACTTCGTCCAGAACCTCGCGCACCAGTCGATGGAGCTCGGGCTCTTTCAGAAATCAGATCTCTGTCTCAATTGCCATCAGTCGGTCCCCTCGGCGGCCAACTTAGGGAAGAGCAACGATCTGCTCGGAAGCTGGGATCAAAGCAAGGCCGTGAAGTCCGGCAAAGAATGCCAGACCTGTCACATGCCGGAGCAGGTCGGCGAGTCGGCGAACGGGGAGAAGAAGCGCAAAACGGCGAACCATACCTTCCCCGGACGCATCGGCAAGCTCCGCCAGGAAGCAGCCAAGCTGGACGTGCAGACCAAGATTGAAGGCGACAAGACCATTGTCACGGTGAAGGTGCAGAGTCTCGTGCCGCACAGTCTGCCGACCACCCATCCGGCCTGGGCGACGGTGGTGCTGGATCTGGATATCAAAGGGAAGAATCTCAAGACCGTCTATACCGACAAGCGGGTCTATGGGCGAGTCTATCAGGATGCCAAGGGTCAGAAGACGAGCTTCGATTTCGAGGCGGTCAAAGTCCTGGAAGATACCGTCTTGAAGCCGGAAGAACTGCGCGTCGAGATCTTTACCTTCCCCACGCCGAAAGACACCAAGACGTTCGATGTTGAAGTAATCCTCAACTACGCGCCGATCACAGGCCCTGCCCCATTCCTGCTGCGAGTCGAAGCCGAATCCTCAAAAGGCTCGCAAGACCCCGTCTTTCAGGCGATCGAGATCGTCAAGTTCGCAGAGAATATCTCAATTAAATAG
- a CDS encoding multiheme c-type cytochrome: MGRRKYAQRIAFGLFLLIIVGLIALSHGRAMAQKAEAPAHADWVAEIEKIFIRSEDCKQCHDRHYEEWKGVREQTPDLKTFGRVDAALLHGTSLESPVFRTVLGVWLQTNPTADERRRCLACHAPSTTVFPQHVEKIVAQVLSGKPQVEGIGCASCHLIKSVEHTPNSPPSFKIEPGKMIYGPYPNPEENLVHPATQSDLFRGANYCASCHFDKVKDETQKDLAGEILQGTVCQDCHMEPSTGSSTSRRGSMTRAIGRHWFRGVVVPGTLLRNRNLQAEWMPRVDLEATKSASAVEGTALVKIGSLPHSFPDGDPVLKQFYLVLTAKDAQGKVLQEETKQFGLPYDKILRGQIPDPFIKGGHTRKVPFSLAIPTGTTAASIEAVLNYALIPTPEPSLKEKYLATLATDKERESAKKIFEEYTQPRLLTYRAKNL; encoded by the coding sequence ATGGGACGACGCAAGTACGCACAACGAATCGCCTTCGGACTATTCCTCCTGATCATCGTGGGTCTCATCGCGCTGTCGCATGGCCGTGCTATGGCGCAGAAGGCAGAGGCTCCGGCTCACGCCGACTGGGTGGCGGAGATTGAAAAGATTTTCATTCGATCGGAAGACTGCAAGCAATGCCACGATCGGCATTATGAAGAATGGAAAGGCGTGCGCGAACAGACGCCGGATCTGAAGACATTCGGCCGGGTCGATGCCGCGCTGTTACATGGCACGTCGCTGGAGTCGCCGGTGTTCCGCACGGTGTTGGGTGTCTGGCTGCAGACCAATCCAACGGCCGACGAGCGCCGCCGCTGTCTCGCCTGCCATGCGCCGTCGACGACGGTGTTCCCGCAACATGTCGAGAAGATTGTGGCGCAAGTGTTGTCCGGCAAGCCGCAAGTGGAAGGGATCGGCTGCGCCTCCTGCCACCTGATCAAGAGCGTGGAGCACACACCGAACTCCCCGCCGTCGTTCAAGATCGAGCCGGGCAAGATGATCTACGGCCCCTATCCCAATCCGGAGGAAAACCTCGTCCATCCGGCGACGCAATCCGACCTGTTCCGTGGTGCGAACTACTGCGCCTCCTGCCATTTCGACAAGGTCAAGGATGAGACGCAGAAGGACCTGGCCGGAGAGATCTTGCAGGGCACGGTGTGCCAGGACTGTCACATGGAGCCCTCGACCGGCAGCTCTACCTCGCGGCGCGGCTCCATGACTCGCGCCATCGGTCGGCACTGGTTCCGTGGTGTGGTTGTCCCAGGCACCCTCCTCAGAAATCGCAATCTACAGGCCGAATGGATGCCTCGCGTGGATCTTGAGGCCACCAAGTCGGCCTCCGCCGTGGAGGGTACGGCGCTGGTGAAGATCGGCAGCCTCCCGCATAGCTTCCCAGACGGCGACCCGGTGCTCAAGCAGTTCTATCTGGTCCTGACCGCCAAGGATGCGCAGGGCAAGGTACTGCAAGAAGAGACGAAGCAATTCGGCTTGCCTTACGACAAAATTCTTCGTGGCCAGATTCCCGATCCCTTCATCAAGGGGGGCCATACGAGAAAAGTCCCCTTCTCCCTGGCGATTCCCACCGGCACGACCGCCGCATCGATTGAAGCGGTGCTGAACTATGCGTTGATCCCGACGCCAGAGCCGAGCCTGAAAGAAAAGTATCTGGCTACCTTGGCGACCGACAAAGAGCGGGAGAGTGCGAAGAAGATTTTTGAAGAATATACGCAGCCCCGTCTTTTAACGTACCGGGCGAAAAATCTCTGA
- a CDS encoding PDZ domain-containing protein produces MTVDEAAKLGEEFGVIVGDVDEDIKKELKLERAQGVAVFEVIGNSRADYAGIKVRSVIKEIDKTEIRNMLDFGKAIKRGMKECNFTVGTYEPADPGDPVGWGVNFHFVGCKRD; encoded by the coding sequence ATGACCGTGGATGAAGCGGCGAAATTAGGTGAAGAATTCGGCGTGATCGTTGGCGACGTGGACGAAGACATCAAAAAAGAATTGAAACTCGAACGGGCGCAGGGCGTCGCGGTGTTTGAAGTGATCGGGAACTCGCGCGCCGACTATGCCGGCATCAAGGTCCGGTCCGTCATCAAAGAGATCGACAAGACCGAGATCAGAAACATGCTCGATTTCGGGAAAGCGATCAAGCGCGGGATGAAGGAATGCAACTTCACCGTCGGCACCTATGAGCCGGCCGATCCAGGCGATCCGGTCGGGTGGGGTGTGAATTTTCATTTCGTCGGATGCAAACGGGATTGA
- a CDS encoding ethylbenzene dehydrogenase-related protein, with product MVRTTTKMASRPLLLLFLFILVTAGLLVGFDVPLVSSEGMMIRARLVEGELPTGPEDTAWAKVAPMTLPLSGQVITRPVWPEPTARALTVRSLHNGTEIAFLLEWQDNTKNDRLTPGTFRDGVAIGLPLGDAPAFFCMGQLDHYINIWHWKADWQSDIDRRAAKTSEKSKDGVRTFEVIPRRVSSVEDLIGGGFSTLTTKEKQGRVQGKAAWKDGVWHVVMRRPLVSEEQENEAKLIPGRVQTVSFAVWNGENKERNGQKAVAPWFQLVIDPIVKL from the coding sequence ATGGTGCGTACGACGACGAAGATGGCTTCCCGCCCGTTACTGCTGCTGTTCCTCTTCATCCTGGTGACCGCTGGCCTCTTAGTGGGCTTCGACGTGCCCCTCGTCAGTTCCGAGGGCATGATGATTCGTGCGCGCCTCGTTGAGGGGGAGCTGCCGACGGGCCCCGAGGATACGGCATGGGCCAAGGTCGCGCCGATGACTCTTCCCTTGAGCGGTCAGGTCATTACCAGGCCGGTCTGGCCTGAACCGACCGCACGGGCCCTCACGGTGCGATCGCTCCACAACGGCACCGAAATCGCCTTTCTGCTGGAATGGCAGGACAACACAAAAAATGACCGCTTGACGCCGGGGACCTTTCGCGACGGTGTCGCGATCGGGCTGCCCCTCGGCGATGCGCCCGCATTTTTCTGCATGGGCCAACTCGATCACTACATCAACATCTGGCATTGGAAGGCCGATTGGCAGAGCGATATCGATCGCCGGGCTGCCAAGACGTCTGAAAAATCCAAAGACGGCGTGCGGACCTTTGAAGTCATTCCGCGCAGGGTCTCTTCGGTCGAGGACCTCATCGGCGGAGGCTTTAGCACGCTGACGACCAAAGAAAAGCAGGGGCGGGTTCAAGGGAAGGCTGCCTGGAAAGATGGGGTCTGGCACGTGGTCATGCGCAGGCCTTTGGTGAGTGAAGAGCAAGAGAACGAAGCCAAGCTGATTCCTGGACGAGTGCAAACCGTGTCGTTTGCTGTATGGAACGGGGAGAACAAAGAGCGGAACGGGCAAAAGGCCGTCGCGCCGTGGTTTCAGTTGGTGATCGACCCTATTGTGAAGCTCTAG